The Actinomycetota bacterium genome includes a region encoding these proteins:
- a CDS encoding branched-chain amino acid ABC transporter permease, translating to MPVAFGVHDLATEGDLSRLGNNLVDGLSNGAIWALVAVGYTLVYGIIELINFAHGEVFMIGSFVAVGVWGALGLGLTTGVPGLIAGLAVVLVVAAVACGTLNTMIERVAYRPLRLAPRLAALITAVGFSFILRNVGLLWLGGSPESVPDLIGSQNALFEPAGVTVTNGDALAVLTTIPLVLALTTFLARTRLGKAMRASAQEPDAARLMGVNVDTTISLTFLLGGLMAGAAGLIFALYQTTIWYFQGFTAGLIAFTAAVMGGIGNLRGAVLGGLILGFIQQISDNRIGSQWTAAIVFAYLVAIMVVRPQGLLGEETREAG from the coding sequence ATGCCGGTCGCCTTCGGCGTCCACGACCTGGCCACCGAGGGCGACCTCTCCCGCCTGGGCAACAACCTGGTGGACGGTCTGTCCAACGGCGCCATCTGGGCGCTGGTGGCCGTCGGCTACACGCTGGTCTACGGCATCATCGAGCTCATCAACTTCGCCCACGGCGAGGTGTTCATGATCGGCTCGTTCGTCGCGGTGGGGGTGTGGGGTGCGCTCGGCCTCGGGCTGACCACGGGCGTGCCGGGCCTGATCGCGGGGCTTGCGGTGGTGCTGGTCGTCGCCGCGGTGGCATGCGGCACGCTCAACACGATGATCGAGCGCGTCGCCTACCGGCCGTTGCGCCTCGCGCCGAGGCTCGCGGCGCTGATCACGGCAGTGGGCTTCTCGTTCATCCTGCGCAACGTCGGGCTGCTGTGGCTCGGCGGCTCGCCCGAGAGCGTCCCCGACCTGATCGGCTCCCAGAACGCCCTCTTCGAGCCGGCCGGCGTCACCGTCACCAACGGCGACGCGCTCGCCGTCCTCACGACGATCCCGCTCGTGCTCGCGCTCACCACCTTCCTCGCCCGCACACGCCTGGGCAAGGCGATGCGCGCCAGCGCCCAGGAACCCGATGCGGCGCGGCTCATGGGCGTCAACGTGGACACCACCATCTCGCTGACCTTCCTGCTCGGCGGGCTGATGGCGGGCGCGGCGGGCCTGATCTTCGCGCTCTACCAGACCACCATCTGGTACTTCCAGGGCTTCACCGCAGGGCTCATCGCCTTCACCGCGGCGGTCATGGGGGGGATCGGCAACCTCCGGGGAGCCGTGCTCGGGGGCCTGATCCTCGGATTCATCCAGCAGATCTCCGACAACCGGATCGGTTCCCAGTGGACGGCCGCCATCGTGTTCGCCTACCTCGTGGCGATCATGGTCGTCCGTCCGCAGGGCCTGCTGGGCGAGGAGACGCGGGAGGCCGGATGA